The proteins below are encoded in one region of Fimbriimonadaceae bacterium:
- a CDS encoding glycine--tRNA ligase subunit alpha: MVTLQSLFRKLMDYWGSRGCAILLPYDMEVGAGTSHPGTALRCLGPEPWRAAYVQPSRRPADGRYTLNPMRNQRYYQFQVVLKPSPIDVVDLYMESLNAIGFDTTKNDVRLVEDDWENPSLGAAGVGWEVWLDGTEISQFTYFQQMGGIECHPVTAEITYGPERLCLMLNKQSSIWKDLQWNDELTYRDVEFDQEMQNNVFNFEVASTDFLFKLFEMYEAESKRVIETPVYWNQERDIMTSSAPAPDAESHGALVYPAFDLALKCSHAFNLLDARGAISVTERAAYINRVRARVRACCLKYVEPFKEVQTPAVKP, from the coding sequence ATGGTCACGCTGCAGAGCCTCTTTCGGAAGCTGATGGACTATTGGGGCTCGCGCGGCTGCGCGATCCTGCTGCCCTACGACATGGAGGTCGGCGCGGGGACGAGCCACCCCGGCACCGCGCTCCGCTGCCTCGGGCCCGAGCCCTGGAGGGCCGCCTACGTCCAGCCCAGTCGCCGCCCCGCAGACGGCCGTTACACGCTGAACCCAATGCGGAACCAGCGCTATTACCAGTTCCAGGTCGTGCTGAAACCGAGCCCGATAGACGTGGTCGACCTCTATATGGAGAGCCTGAACGCCATCGGCTTCGACACCACGAAGAACGACGTCCGCCTGGTTGAAGACGACTGGGAAAACCCCTCGCTCGGCGCGGCGGGGGTCGGCTGGGAAGTCTGGCTCGATGGCACCGAGATCAGCCAGTTCACTTACTTCCAGCAGATGGGCGGTATCGAGTGCCACCCCGTCACCGCGGAGATCACTTACGGCCCCGAAAGGCTCTGCCTGATGTTGAATAAGCAGAGCTCGATCTGGAAGGATCTCCAGTGGAACGACGAACTGACCTATCGGGACGTGGAGTTCGATCAAGAAATGCAGAACAACGTGTTCAATTTCGAGGTCGCATCGACGGACTTTTTGTTCAAACTCTTTGAGATGTACGAAGCGGAGAGCAAGCGTGTCATCGAGACGCCCGTCTATTGGAACCAGGAGCGGGACATTATGACGTCCAGCGCCCCGGCTCCCGACGCCGAGTCGCACGGCGCGCTCGTCTATCCCGCCTTCGATCTAGCGCTTAAGTGCTCTCACGCCTTTAACCTTCTGGACGCGCGCGGGGCGATCAGCGTCACCGAGCGCGCCGCGTATATCAATCGCGTGCGCGCCCGGGTCCGTGCGTGTTGTTTGAAGTATGTGGAACCCTTTAAGGAAGTTCAGACGCCGGCTGTTAAGCCGTAA
- a CDS encoding EVE domain-containing protein yields the protein MGHWLMKSEPDCYSIDDLIAKGRPDVWEGCRNFTVRRFFKEEMEVGDLAFFYNSSSKVIGIAGEMRIASEAYPDPTQFDPESQYFDATSKPEKPKWYARDVEFIKKYVRIVTLQELRETPGLESMLVLRRGQRLSVMPVTEDEWRIITALPGI from the coding sequence ATGGGCCACTGGCTGATGAAGAGCGAACCGGACTGTTACTCCATCGACGACCTTATCGCGAAGGGAAGGCCGGACGTTTGGGAAGGATGCCGCAACTTCACAGTTCGCCGGTTCTTTAAGGAAGAGATGGAGGTCGGAGACCTTGCGTTCTTCTATAACTCGAGCAGCAAGGTGATCGGAATCGCCGGGGAGATGCGCATCGCCAGCGAGGCATATCCGGACCCCACCCAGTTCGACCCTGAAAGCCAATATTTCGATGCGACGAGCAAGCCCGAGAAGCCGAAGTGGTACGCGCGGGACGTGGAGTTCATCAAGAAGTACGTGCGCATCGTCACCCTGCAGGAATTGCGCGAGACTCCGGGACTGGAGTCCATGCTCGTGCTGCGCCGGGGCCAGCGCCTGAGCGTGATGCCCGTCACCGAGGACGAATGGCGCATCATCACCGCCCTGCCGGGCATCTAG
- the selA gene encoding L-seryl-tRNA(Sec) selenium transferase codes for MRSVMSAPDLRLLPSVDRLASAPELSGFAPQVSTAAAREAIEHFRAEARNGRTFDLARVVQEAVLRAERMARPSLAPAVNMSGVVLHTGLGRSRWAPSVVAQVAQVLRGHSNTEIDLETGARGDRQAHVRSLLQGLTGAEDALVVNNCAAAVFLTLHTLCRGKPVLLSRGQMVEIGGSFRMPDIVRSTGCRLVEVGCTNKTRLQDYAGALEGPDFAILRCHPSNYRIVGFTEQPAPSHLAALAHAEGGHFIDDAGSGCLLQTERFGLPHERTLREAVADGADIVTASGDKLLGGPQAGLVLGTRAAVAALRASDLHRTFRVDKATLAGLEATLRLYAEERELEIPTWRYAARPLDEVGRLATTLAGAWPSAVVEDGVTEMGGGSMPGSGIPTRRVGLPSASAETLAARLRSAPTPIIGRIERDMVWLDPRTAEADEVAYVAQALGQMR; via the coding sequence TTGCGCTCGGTCATGTCAGCCCCCGACCTACGCCTTCTTCCCAGCGTCGACCGACTTGCCTCGGCCCCTGAACTCTCGGGCTTTGCGCCCCAAGTCAGCACGGCGGCCGCCCGCGAGGCGATCGAGCACTTTCGGGCTGAAGCCAGGAACGGCCGCACGTTCGACCTGGCGCGGGTGGTCCAGGAGGCTGTGCTGCGGGCTGAGCGCATGGCCCGCCCCTCTCTCGCCCCCGCCGTGAACATGTCGGGGGTCGTGCTCCACACCGGCCTTGGCCGCTCGCGCTGGGCCCCTTCCGTCGTGGCGCAAGTGGCCCAGGTCCTGCGAGGGCACTCGAACACCGAGATCGACCTGGAGACCGGCGCCCGCGGCGACCGGCAAGCCCACGTTCGGTCGCTCCTGCAGGGGCTCACCGGGGCGGAGGACGCCCTGGTTGTGAACAACTGCGCGGCGGCCGTCTTCCTCACCCTCCACACGCTCTGCCGCGGGAAGCCGGTGCTGCTCTCGCGGGGCCAGATGGTGGAGATCGGCGGGTCGTTCCGGATGCCGGACATCGTCCGGTCGACCGGCTGCCGCCTCGTCGAGGTCGGCTGCACGAACAAGACCCGGCTGCAAGACTATGCCGGCGCGCTGGAGGGGCCTGACTTTGCCATCCTCCGCTGCCACCCTTCGAACTATCGCATCGTCGGCTTCACCGAGCAGCCGGCACCCTCCCACCTCGCCGCTCTCGCCCATGCCGAAGGCGGGCACTTCATCGACGATGCCGGGAGCGGGTGTTTACTCCAGACCGAGCGCTTCGGGCTCCCCCACGAGCGGACGCTGCGCGAGGCGGTGGCGGACGGGGCGGACATCGTGACCGCGAGCGGCGACAAACTCCTCGGCGGGCCCCAGGCGGGCTTGGTCCTCGGCACGAGGGCCGCGGTCGCCGCCCTCCGCGCCAGCGACCTCCACCGGACTTTCCGGGTCGATAAGGCGACTCTGGCCGGTCTTGAGGCGACGCTGCGCCTCTATGCCGAAGAGCGCGAACTCGAAATCCCGACCTGGAGGTACGCCGCGCGGCCCCTCGACGAGGTCGGCCGACTTGCCACGACCCTCGCCGGGGCCTGGCCCTCTGCGGTGGTGGAGGACGGGGTGACCGAGATGGGTGGGGGATCGATGCCGGGGTCTGGGATCCCCACCCGTCGCGTCGGACTCCCCAGCGCCTCGGCCGAAACGCTCGCCGCACGACTTCGATCCGCGCCGACCCCGATTATTGGTAGGATTGAGCGCGACATGGTGTGGCTCGACCCGCGCACGGCCGAGGCCGACGAGGTTGCTTACGTCGCCCAGGCTTTGGGGCAAATGCGATGA
- a CDS encoding PLP-dependent transferase: protein MKLRPDSRPDTLCQHLGEESNPHGAVIPPIFQNTLFVHESWDSFEEAAACDGQGRFHYSRMGNPTLDVAERKIAALEGTDRCRLLASGMAAISCAIMACVKAGSHVICVDGVYGPTRKFLSEYLPRFGIETTYVVGEDPENFVRATRPETSLYFLESPGSLIFRLQDLAAVAAVAKERGICTAIDNSFSSPIHQQPAKFGIDYVCHTVSKYLGGHSDVIGGALCCSAERMRTLVFGESELFGASMSPFNAWLVNRSMRTLGLRVRAAGRNATLVANWLRGRPEVARLFFVGSDDFPQAGLRDRQMTGVGGLLAFEPRFQTREEMRRFTEALRLFQMGVSWGGHESLAVPLELQPMDWPEKRWIVRLYCGLEDPDDLIGDLEGAFSLI from the coding sequence GTGAAATTGCGTCCCGACTCCCGGCCGGACACCCTCTGCCAGCACCTGGGGGAGGAGAGCAACCCGCACGGCGCCGTCATCCCGCCCATCTTTCAGAACACGCTCTTCGTCCACGAGAGCTGGGACAGCTTTGAGGAGGCCGCCGCTTGCGACGGGCAAGGGCGGTTCCACTATTCGCGCATGGGCAACCCGACGCTCGACGTGGCGGAGCGGAAGATCGCCGCATTGGAGGGCACCGACCGCTGCCGGCTCTTGGCCAGCGGCATGGCCGCCATCAGCTGCGCGATCATGGCCTGCGTAAAGGCCGGCTCGCACGTCATCTGCGTGGACGGGGTCTATGGCCCGACCCGCAAGTTCCTCAGCGAATACTTGCCGCGTTTCGGGATCGAGACCACTTACGTGGTCGGTGAGGATCCCGAAAATTTCGTGCGCGCCACACGGCCCGAGACGAGCCTCTACTTCCTGGAATCCCCAGGAAGCCTTATCTTTCGTTTGCAAGACTTAGCCGCGGTGGCCGCGGTCGCCAAGGAACGTGGCATCTGTACCGCGATCGACAATTCCTTCTCGTCCCCGATCCACCAGCAGCCCGCGAAGTTCGGGATCGACTATGTCTGCCATACGGTTTCCAAATATCTCGGAGGTCACAGCGACGTGATCGGTGGCGCGCTCTGTTGCTCAGCGGAAAGAATGAGGACTCTCGTCTTTGGGGAGTCCGAACTATTCGGAGCCTCGATGTCCCCCTTCAATGCCTGGCTGGTCAACCGGTCCATGCGGACCCTGGGCCTGCGAGTCCGGGCGGCGGGGCGGAACGCGACGCTGGTCGCCAATTGGCTGCGGGGGCGGCCCGAGGTCGCCCGCCTCTTCTTCGTGGGCAGCGACGACTTCCCTCAGGCGGGGCTGCGCGACAGGCAGATGACGGGCGTCGGCGGCCTACTCGCGTTCGAGCCGCGCTTCCAAACCCGCGAGGAGATGCGCAGGTTCACGGAGGCGCTGCGCCTCTTCCAGATGGGCGTCAGTTGGGGTGGGCACGAGTCGCTCGCCGTGCCGTTGGAGCTGCAGCCGATGGATTGGCCCGAGAAGCGGTGGATCGTCCGCCTCTATTGCGGCCTGGAAGACCCGGACGACCTCATCGGGGACCTTGAGGGCGCGTTCAGCCTCATTTGA
- a CDS encoding DUF4097 family beta strand repeat protein, with product MKDEITRIMRLVREGKLTPEDAAELIDAMNDAPEEPVAAASGAGQAASGTETAQGGEGAAKTDSDDPFSKLIGAIEKLGRDVSKNVDWNDIGTQIRQGVNKGADAVKAAAEEARKSGRFGLFSGPGKTRIVELPVHVPAGKTLRIEGASGDIRVEGGHDVGSVKITATFRARNEADAEHNAELYVPAIEESEEQVVLRQPDLPGMTADVVFRVPVGVACDIRSASGDVRVQGTKAGARVNSGSGDVVLSDVGGALEAIVSSGDVRLEDANATIVTLETKSGDVRLDRVSGVITVRTASGDVSGSECRPKSLNVEAASGDVNLDVSQPVTGSVNVRTVSGDVLLAVPDNCDCRVNLSALRGEVGTNLELEDLNQTQHKLTGRLGQGAGTLDASTVNGSVRLNQRYTFAKEAASGSASGTTST from the coding sequence ATGAAGGACGAAATCACTCGGATCATGCGCCTGGTGCGCGAAGGAAAGCTGACGCCGGAAGACGCGGCGGAACTGATCGACGCTATGAACGACGCGCCGGAGGAGCCGGTCGCGGCGGCCAGTGGCGCCGGCCAGGCGGCTAGCGGCACGGAGACGGCCCAGGGAGGGGAAGGCGCGGCCAAAACTGATAGCGACGACCCCTTTAGCAAGCTGATCGGCGCGATCGAGAAACTCGGCCGCGACGTGAGCAAGAACGTCGATTGGAACGACATCGGCACCCAAATCCGCCAAGGCGTGAACAAAGGCGCCGATGCGGTGAAGGCTGCCGCCGAGGAAGCTCGGAAGAGCGGCCGCTTCGGCCTCTTCTCCGGCCCCGGCAAGACCCGCATAGTGGAGCTGCCAGTCCATGTGCCAGCCGGCAAGACCCTTCGCATCGAAGGTGCGTCCGGCGACATCCGAGTGGAAGGCGGCCACGACGTCGGCTCGGTGAAGATCACCGCGACCTTCCGGGCCCGCAACGAGGCGGACGCCGAGCACAACGCGGAACTCTACGTTCCCGCGATCGAGGAGAGCGAAGAGCAGGTGGTCCTGCGCCAGCCGGACCTGCCGGGCATGACCGCCGACGTGGTCTTCCGCGTCCCGGTCGGGGTGGCGTGCGACATCCGCTCGGCCAGCGGCGACGTCCGCGTGCAAGGCACCAAGGCGGGCGCACGCGTGAACAGCGGGAGCGGCGACGTGGTCCTCTCCGACGTGGGCGGCGCCCTGGAGGCGATCGTGAGTTCTGGCGACGTCCGGCTGGAGGACGCGAACGCGACGATCGTCACGCTCGAGACGAAGTCTGGCGACGTCCGCCTTGACCGGGTCTCCGGGGTGATCACCGTCCGCACCGCGAGCGGCGACGTTTCGGGCAGCGAGTGCCGACCGAAGTCTCTCAACGTTGAGGCCGCTTCTGGCGACGTAAACCTGGACGTTTCCCAACCGGTGACCGGCAGCGTCAACGTCCGCACCGTGTCGGGAGACGTGCTCCTGGCGGTGCCGGACAACTGCGACTGTCGCGTAAACCTTTCCGCCTTGCGCGGCGAGGTGGGCACCAACCTTGAACTGGAAGATCTCAACCAGACCCAGCACAAGTTGACGGGGCGACTAGGCCAAGGGGCCGGGACGCTCGACGCAAGTACCGTTAACGGTAGTGTAAGGCTCAATCAACGTTACACTTTTGCGAAGGAAGCGGCATCAGGGTCAGCCTCCGGAACAACGAGTACGTGA
- a CDS encoding HD domain-containing protein, which translates to MTVEPRLLIEQNDAVRALVKAVEMHDEGGGTHAERVAVYSVAVGERLGLGYDALLDLRRAAALHDLGKLSVERSLLQRRGPLSEPEREEVRQHVLLAMALIESFEWLRGIAPMVLHHHERWDGTGYPDGLAGEAIPIGARIIGCCEAYDVLVAGTPYSEPMDGEAAMQEIRDSAGAHFDPSVVAALETVRLLVQPVRLGPS; encoded by the coding sequence ATGACGGTCGAACCCCGTTTGCTCATCGAGCAGAACGACGCCGTCCGGGCCTTGGTGAAGGCGGTGGAGATGCACGACGAGGGCGGGGGCACCCACGCCGAGCGGGTCGCGGTCTACTCCGTGGCCGTGGGCGAGCGGCTCGGGCTGGGCTACGACGCCCTTTTGGACCTTCGCCGTGCCGCCGCCCTGCACGACCTTGGCAAGCTCTCCGTGGAGAGGAGCCTCCTGCAAAGGCGCGGCCCGCTGAGCGAACCGGAAAGGGAAGAGGTGCGCCAGCACGTGTTGCTTGCCATGGCCCTCATCGAGTCCTTCGAATGGCTCCGTGGGATCGCCCCCATGGTGCTGCACCACCACGAGCGGTGGGACGGCACCGGATATCCGGACGGCCTCGCAGGGGAAGCGATCCCCATCGGCGCGCGGATCATCGGTTGCTGCGAAGCCTACGACGTCCTGGTCGCGGGCACCCCCTACAGCGAGCCGATGGACGGAGAAGCGGCGATGCAGGAAATCCGCGACTCGGCGGGCGCCCACTTCGACCCGTCCGTCGTCGCGGCGCTGGAAACAGTCCGTCTTCTCGTCCAGCCTGTCCGGCTGGGCCCGAGCTAG
- the prmA gene encoding 50S ribosomal protein L11 methyltransferase, with product MSTWTKVTAVLAEAPPDWSIFHNVFEEHGLLGSIQTDVPPTISAYLAPGDEPNLPGLKAALVSQGAESVEEELVHEEDWAESWKRFFVPRRVGERFIVRPTWEEYDAEPGDRVIVLDPGQAFGTGEHPTTQMCLEYIERHAQAGMDVLDVGCGSGILSIASAMLGARVVATDIDPLSVEVSRQNFDRNGVQVTAVVGPGFDQVEPGKTFDLVLSNIISAALINLAPLAAQGVRQGGIWIVSGIIQDNWDTVREKAESVGFQVEAHRQEGDWVAAVLRRR from the coding sequence ATGAGCACGTGGACGAAGGTGACCGCCGTCCTGGCCGAGGCGCCGCCGGACTGGTCGATTTTCCACAACGTCTTCGAAGAGCACGGCCTGCTCGGCTCCATCCAGACCGACGTTCCGCCCACTATCAGCGCCTACCTGGCGCCGGGCGACGAACCGAACCTGCCCGGCCTGAAGGCCGCGCTGGTGAGCCAAGGCGCAGAGTCGGTCGAAGAAGAGCTCGTCCACGAAGAGGATTGGGCCGAGTCTTGGAAGCGGTTCTTCGTGCCCCGAAGGGTCGGCGAGAGGTTCATCGTCCGCCCGACTTGGGAGGAGTACGATGCGGAGCCCGGCGACCGGGTGATCGTGCTCGACCCCGGCCAGGCCTTCGGCACGGGCGAGCACCCGACCACCCAGATGTGCCTGGAGTACATCGAGCGGCACGCCCAGGCAGGGATGGACGTCTTGGACGTGGGGTGCGGCAGCGGCATCCTTTCGATCGCCTCGGCCATGCTCGGCGCGCGGGTCGTCGCCACCGACATCGACCCCCTTTCGGTCGAGGTCTCGCGGCAGAACTTCGATCGGAACGGCGTGCAAGTGACCGCCGTCGTCGGCCCCGGTTTCGACCAGGTCGAACCGGGCAAGACCTTCGACTTGGTCCTGAGCAACATCATCAGCGCCGCGCTGATCAACCTCGCCCCACTCGCCGCGCAAGGGGTCAGGCAAGGCGGAATTTGGATCGTTAGCGGCATCATCCAAGACAATTGGGACACTGTTCGTGAGAAAGCCGAATCAGTCGGGTTCCAGGTGGAAGCCCATCGGCAAGAAGGCGACTGGGTCGCGGCCGTCCTTCGTCGAAGATAG
- a CDS encoding twin-arginine translocase TatA/TatE family subunit encodes MEMTLPIAFLPQGPELYVLLVVVLLLFGGAKIPQLMRGIGRGVGELQEGLKESKNKLDQAFTESETSEPHKPQA; translated from the coding sequence ATGGAAATGACACTCCCGATCGCCTTCTTGCCGCAGGGGCCGGAACTTTACGTCCTCCTTGTCGTTGTCCTGCTCCTTTTCGGCGGCGCCAAGATCCCGCAGCTGATGCGCGGCATCGGCCGGGGCGTGGGCGAACTGCAGGAAGGCCTCAAGGAGAGCAAGAACAAGCTCGACCAAGCCTTCACCGAATCGGAGACCAGCGAGCCCCACAAGCCGCAGGCTTGA
- the dnaJ gene encoding molecular chaperone DnaJ, with amino-acid sequence MAKDLYETLGVARGASADEIKSAYRRLARQYHPDVNREDPNAEEKFKEVTAAYEVLSDDSKRARYDQFGVTEDQPAGPGADFFQDVGFGDIFEAFFGGGGMGGRRSRTGQDGDDVRADATISLQDVLSGIEREITYRRLAVCSVCSGSGAAPGTSPTTCGTCGGHGVVSRVQQTILGSVRTQTTCPTCQGKGSTIASPCQNCRGRGVEPQTETLSVTIPAGVDDGSTLRVTGRGNMGVNGGVDGDLYIVVHVAEHDHFDRDGRDLHTGIDLTFAQAALGDKVTINGLTGPLEVAVQAGTQPGATVRLRGEGLPKLNGGHRGDLIVQLNVVVPGKLKPEEAQLLRQFAELRGEPIPSESGSGGFLGGLFGKKKR; translated from the coding sequence ATGGCCAAGGATCTCTACGAGACGCTCGGTGTGGCGCGCGGTGCCAGCGCGGACGAGATCAAGTCCGCCTATCGTCGCCTCGCGCGCCAATACCATCCGGACGTCAATCGCGAAGACCCCAACGCCGAAGAGAAGTTTAAGGAGGTCACCGCCGCCTATGAAGTCCTTTCGGACGACAGCAAGCGCGCGCGTTACGACCAGTTCGGCGTGACCGAAGACCAGCCCGCCGGCCCGGGTGCGGACTTCTTCCAGGACGTCGGCTTCGGCGACATCTTCGAAGCGTTTTTTGGGGGAGGGGGCATGGGCGGACGCCGGTCGCGCACCGGCCAGGACGGCGACGACGTCCGGGCGGACGCCACCATCTCGCTCCAGGACGTGCTCTCCGGCATTGAGCGGGAGATCACCTACCGACGCCTCGCGGTCTGCTCCGTGTGCTCCGGCAGCGGCGCCGCACCGGGCACTTCGCCCACCACCTGCGGCACCTGCGGGGGGCACGGCGTGGTCAGCCGGGTGCAACAGACCATCCTCGGCAGCGTCCGCACCCAGACCACGTGCCCCACCTGTCAGGGCAAGGGCTCGACCATCGCGAGCCCGTGCCAGAACTGCCGGGGCAGGGGCGTCGAACCCCAGACCGAGACGCTCAGCGTCACGATCCCTGCTGGCGTCGACGATGGCTCCACCCTCCGCGTGACGGGCCGCGGGAACATGGGCGTGAACGGCGGGGTCGACGGCGACCTCTACATCGTGGTGCACGTGGCCGAACACGACCACTTCGACCGGGACGGGCGCGACCTGCACACGGGGATCGACCTGACCTTCGCCCAGGCCGCGCTCGGCGACAAGGTCACCATCAACGGCCTGACGGGGCCGCTCGAGGTCGCCGTGCAGGCCGGGACCCAGCCGGGGGCCACCGTCCGCCTTCGCGGCGAGGGCCTGCCCAAGCTGAACGGTGGCCACCGCGGCGATCTGATCGTGCAGCTGAACGTCGTCGTGCCTGGCAAGCTCAAGCCGGAAGAGGCGCAGTTGCTGCGGCAGTTCGCTGAGCTCCGCGGCGAACCGATCCCTTCGGAGAGCGGCTCGGGCGGTTTTCTCGGCGGCCTATTCGGTAAGAAGAAGAGATGA
- a CDS encoding carboxypeptidase M32: MLEGTMPSAYDALLDRLYDVNALNMSIWIMDWDQQTYMPPGGGEARAEHCGRLARMAHEAFVSDETQKLLAAAEQEGGDELAQATLRVVRRDMAQRTKIPASLVAEKSGLASRAHEEWVQARANDNFAGFAPTLDRLFDICRQEADYLGYTDHPYDALTDLYEEGATKAGWDAMFDQIRQPLTDLTKRLGESGNQADNSFLFGDWDKGAQMAFTKRLSEACGFNFSQGRQDTAAHPFCTNFAIHDVRLTTRFLDELTSSIFGTLHETGHGLYEQNSPIEWDRQPLAGGVSLGVHESQSRLWENIVGRSKGFWKTWLPELKKTFPAIGDVSLEQFHRAVNRVEPSLIRVEADEVTYNLHIMVRYEAECDLLTQKLKVKDLPDYWNAKYEKYLGITPPNDRQGCLQDVHWSGGSVGYFPTYSMGNLLSFQIWEALTRDLGDGEQLIESGRLGDVLDWLRENVYRHGRRFTPKDLIKRATGKELTADAYLAGITKKYEAVYGLTAGV; encoded by the coding sequence ATGCTGGAAGGCACCATGCCGTCCGCATACGACGCCCTTCTCGACCGGCTTTACGACGTGAACGCCCTGAACATGTCCATCTGGATCATGGATTGGGACCAGCAGACTTATATGCCGCCGGGGGGTGGCGAGGCCCGCGCCGAGCACTGTGGCCGCCTTGCGCGCATGGCCCACGAGGCGTTCGTCTCGGACGAGACCCAGAAGCTGCTGGCGGCGGCCGAACAGGAGGGTGGCGACGAGCTCGCGCAGGCGACACTGCGCGTGGTGCGACGCGACATGGCCCAGCGCACCAAGATCCCGGCCTCGCTGGTCGCAGAGAAGTCCGGGCTCGCCTCGCGCGCCCATGAAGAGTGGGTGCAGGCGCGGGCGAACGACAATTTCGCGGGCTTCGCCCCGACCCTGGATCGGCTGTTCGACATCTGCCGCCAAGAAGCGGACTACCTCGGCTACACCGACCACCCCTATGACGCGCTGACCGACCTCTATGAGGAAGGGGCGACGAAGGCGGGCTGGGACGCGATGTTCGACCAGATCCGCCAGCCGCTTACCGACCTGACGAAGCGGCTCGGCGAAAGTGGGAACCAAGCCGACAACTCTTTCCTCTTCGGCGATTGGGACAAGGGCGCGCAAATGGCGTTCACTAAGCGCTTATCGGAGGCGTGCGGCTTCAACTTCTCCCAAGGTCGCCAAGACACTGCGGCGCACCCGTTCTGCACGAACTTTGCCATCCATGACGTGCGGCTCACCACCCGGTTCCTCGACGAGTTGACGTCTTCTATTTTCGGCACTTTGCACGAAACGGGACACGGGCTCTACGAGCAGAACTCCCCGATCGAGTGGGATCGCCAACCGCTGGCCGGCGGCGTCTCGTTGGGCGTCCACGAAAGCCAAAGCCGGCTTTGGGAGAACATCGTCGGCCGGTCCAAAGGTTTCTGGAAAACGTGGCTGCCGGAACTGAAGAAAACGTTCCCCGCAATCGGCGATGTGAGCCTGGAGCAGTTCCATCGGGCCGTGAACCGGGTGGAGCCCTCCTTGATACGCGTGGAGGCGGACGAGGTCACCTACAACCTGCACATCATGGTCCGCTATGAGGCCGAGTGCGACTTGCTCACGCAAAAGCTTAAGGTCAAGGACTTGCCCGACTACTGGAACGCGAAATACGAGAAGTATTTGGGGATCACGCCGCCGAACGATCGGCAAGGGTGCCTGCAGGACGTGCACTGGAGCGGGGGCTCCGTCGGCTACTTCCCCACCTACAGCATGGGCAACCTGCTGAGCTTCCAAATCTGGGAGGCGCTGACGCGGGATTTGGGCGATGGCGAGCAGCTCATCGAATCTGGCCGACTCGGCGACGTGCTCGATTGGCTCCGGGAGAACGTCTATCGGCACGGGCGTCGGTTCACTCCGAAGGACCTCATCAAGAGGGCGACGGGCAAGGAACTTACGGCCGACGCCTATCTGGCAGGGATTACGAAGAAGTACGAGGCCGTTTACGGCTTAACAGCCGGCGTCTGA
- the rpoZ gene encoding DNA-directed RNA polymerase subunit omega: MVQGEKILPHPDILNEVEYGRFVLTNLAAKRARQIKDGAPPLVRIDSGHPLSIALAEIAAGKIKPAMAADGEVIEGVDYASLESLEIADIGLVLSDEEGEEDELTRLTKSIGIGDLGIEDDELLHEDDEEELEGEAVEVAAEEEEDVLDELLDDEPAAADDDSEISLEDLAEQEEESEEEPD, translated from the coding sequence ATGGTCCAAGGCGAGAAAATTCTGCCGCATCCGGACATTCTCAACGAAGTCGAGTATGGCCGCTTTGTCCTGACGAACCTGGCAGCGAAGCGCGCTCGGCAGATCAAGGACGGCGCCCCGCCCCTTGTCCGCATTGATTCGGGCCACCCCCTCAGCATCGCCCTGGCGGAAATCGCCGCGGGCAAGATCAAGCCCGCGATGGCCGCCGACGGAGAGGTCATCGAAGGCGTCGACTACGCTTCGCTGGAGTCCCTGGAGATCGCTGACATCGGGCTTGTGCTCAGCGACGAGGAGGGCGAGGAGGACGAACTGACCCGCCTCACCAAGTCCATCGGCATCGGCGACCTTGGCATCGAGGACGACGAACTCCTCCACGAGGACGACGAGGAAGAACTCGAGGGCGAGGCCGTCGAAGTCGCCGCCGAAGAAGAAGAGGACGTCCTCGACGAACTCTTGGACGACGAGCCTGCCGCCGCCGACGACGACAGCGAGATCAGCCTCGAAGACCTTGCCGAGCAAGAAGAAGAAAGCGAGGAAGAGCCAGACTGA
- a CDS encoding M15 family metallopeptidase gives MPPIGTFNSHLSPCKASTLTALLGRPREDVGAECRPITNRALKARMVTESVGPFRVTGLDVAVASLRRVLEAVRTADPAVYACVGTAGMLCCRYVRGSKRTLSNHSWGTAIDLTFGGEVDPRGDGLCQAGLLRAYRFFHAEGWYWGAGFPTEDAMHFELAEETARKLLAADR, from the coding sequence GTGCCCCCAATCGGGACCTTCAACTCACACCTCTCACCGTGCAAGGCTTCGACCCTGACCGCGCTGCTGGGCCGGCCGCGCGAGGACGTCGGCGCGGAGTGCCGGCCCATCACCAACCGTGCCCTGAAGGCGAGGATGGTGACGGAATCAGTCGGGCCGTTCCGAGTGACCGGGCTGGACGTCGCCGTCGCCTCGTTGCGGCGCGTGCTGGAGGCGGTGCGGACCGCCGACCCCGCCGTCTATGCATGCGTCGGCACGGCGGGCATGCTCTGCTGCCGCTACGTGCGGGGGTCGAAGCGCACCCTCTCCAACCACAGTTGGGGCACGGCCATCGACTTGACGTTCGGGGGCGAGGTCGACCCGCGGGGGGACGGCCTCTGCCAGGCAGGCTTGCTGCGCGCCTACCGCTTTTTCCATGCTGAGGGCTGGTACTGGGGCGCGGGCTTCCCCACGGAGGACGCGATGCACTTCGAACTTGCGGAGGAGACGGCCCGCAAGCTGTTGGCCGCCGACCGCTGA